A window of the Henckelia pumila isolate YLH828 chromosome 3, ASM3356847v2, whole genome shotgun sequence genome harbors these coding sequences:
- the LOC140892651 gene encoding U3 small nucleolar RNA-associated protein 5-like, whose translation MARKDKSSKRKSRENDSAIANGVESEVISSKVIGDKDGVVVTDDLNEPTMGEKLASLNLAEDSEATNNDFVDISRTKPPTVDSVYILLKQALRADDQALLIDCLKRQDEKVITNSLSPLNPSDVLKLLQSLLSIVGLRGAVLACALPWLRSLLLLHAASIISQESSFVALNSLYQIIESRTSLFDQALQLSSCLDILYASTVDDGEEDTDMVTPVIFEDNDDSDDEGSQDSMETESVLDGGEPQVYSDISDNEDTGAISD comes from the exons ATGGCTAGGAAAGATAAATCTTCGAAAAGGAAATCTAGAGAGAACGATTCAGCTATTGCTAATGGAGTTGAATCTGAGGTTATTTCGTCTAAAG TTATTGGAGATAAAGATGGTGTGGTGGTGACGGATGACTTGAATGAACCAACCATGGGTGAAAAACTCGCGAGCCTCAACTTGGCTGAAGACAGTGAAGCAACTAATAATGATTTTGTAGATATTTCTCGCACAAAGCCACCTACCGTGGATTCAGTTTATATCTTACTCAAGCAAGCACTTCGTGCTGATGATCAGGCACTTCTTATAGATTGCTTAAAAAGACAGGATGAGAAG GTAATTACAAATTCACTGTCGCCGTTGAATCCATCAGATGTCCTTAAGCTCCTACAATCTCTCCTATCAATTGTTGGGTTGAG GGGTGCTGTGTTGGCTTGTGCTCTTCCATGGCTCCGAAGTTTACTGCTTCTGCATGCTGCCAGTATAATTTCCCAAGAATCTTCTTTTGTAGCATTAAACTCGTTATATCAG ATCATAGAATCCCGAACCTCATTATTTGATCAGGCTCTGCAACTCTCAAGTTGCCTGGACATTCTTTACGCATCG ACTGTTGATGATGGAGAAGAAGATACCGATATGGTAACACCTGTTATATTCGAGGACAACGATGACAGTGATGACGAGGGATCTCAAGATTCCATGGAAACTGAAAGTGTTCTAGATGGTGGAGAGCCTCAAGTGTATAGTGATATAAGTGACAATGAGGATACTGGCGCTATAAGCGATTGA